Genomic window (Streptomyces cadmiisoli):
GGGGCCTGGCCTTCCGGCACCCGCGCCCGCCGCACGACCACTTCCTGACCCCGGCCGGGCACCGGATACGCGAGAGGGCCGCGCCCGAGCCGCCCGGCAGCGCGGCGCCGCCCGCGGACTCCGGCGTCTTCACCGCGCGTGTGGGCGGCGAGGAGCACCCGCCGCAGACCGGTCCGGCCCGGCGGCGCGAGGTGCACAGCGCCTGGCAGGGGCTGCTGGAGCTGCGCCGCATGACCAACACCGACGGCGCCACCGACCGCCCGTGCGGCTGGGAGCGCGCGCATCTGGTGCAGGCCGCCGCGCTCGCCCTGGAGGCCGCGGGGCACCGGCCGGCCGGCAGCGACACGGGCGGATACCGGGTGCGGGCCACCCCGCAGCCCGAGGCCGTCGCCGTGCACGAGCCGGACGCCGACGCGCTGCGGGCCTGCGCGGGCACACTGGAAGAGGCCGGCTGGCAGGTCGGCGAGCACACCGAGCCGCGCACCCGGGCCCGCTATCTGCTGGCGTCCCCGCGACGGGCATGATGATCGTGCCGAGACCGACGGCGGGGGCGTGCGGCCCACGACGGCCGCTGCGTCCGACCGCCACGATCGGCAGCCGCTGCGTCCCGACCACGACAGGGGAGAACCGTGAGCGATCCGTTTTCCGTACCCGTGACCGTCCGCGGGTACGAGACCGACGTACAGGGCCACCTCAACCAGGCCGTCTACCTCAACTACGCGGAGCACGCGCGCTGGGCGCTGCTGCACGCCGCCGGGATCCGCCAGGCGGACCTCGCCGACCGGGGCGTCGGACCGGTGGCCCTGGAGACGACGATCCGCTACCGGCGTGAGCTGCTCGCCGGCGACGACGTCCGGGTGACCTGTGTCTTCGAGTGGGGCCTCGGCAAGACGTTCCGGATCCGGCAGCTGATCCGCACGGCGGACGGCGCGGTCGCGGCCGAGATCGACGCCGTCGGCGGGCTGATGGACCTCAAGGCCCGGAAGCTGCTGGCGGATCCCCGGGAGCACTTCAAGGAGATGGCGACGGACCCCGGCCTGTTCGGCCTGTAGCGCCGGCGCTCCCCCGCCGCCCGAAGCGAGGTCGGCCGGCGTCGAATTCGGATGCGGGTACGGGGGCGGCCTGGAATGCTCGGGCCCCATGGCCCCACGACGCGTCAAGCCCAGCCTCTACATCTCCGTGGACATCGAGGCGGACGGCCCCATCCCCGGGCCGTACTCGATGCTCAGCCTGGGGGCCGTGGTCGCCGGCCGGCAGGACGCGGACGGCTTCACCGCCGCCGACCCGCAGCAGCGGACGTTCTACCGGGAACTGCGCCCGATCAGCGAGGAGTTCGCGCCCGAGGCGCTGGCGGTGAGCGGACTGGACCGGGACCGGCTGGGCCGCGAGGGCGCCGAACCCGAGGCCGCCCTCGCCGAGTTCACCGACTGGGTGCGCGAGGCGGCCGTAGGCGCCCAGCCGGTCATGTGCGGCTACCCGGCGTCGTACGACTGGACGTTCCTGTACTGGTACCTGATCCGCTTCACCGGATCGAGCCCGTTCGGCCACTCCGGCTGCCTCGACATGAAGACCCTGTACGCCACCAAGGCGGGCCTTCCGCTGCGGGCCGTCGCCAAGGGCACCATGCCGCGCGAGTTGCTGTCCCGGCGCCGCCATACGCACCATGCCCTGGACGACGCCGTCGAGCAGGCCGAGTTGTTCGCCAACCTCATGGCGTGGCAGGGGCCCGGTTCGCCGGGCCGGTGACCTCCTCGCCCGGCACGTACCAGCGTCCGGACACCGCCGGCGGCGACCGAGCCGAACAGCACCACACCGGCGCCGCCGAGCACCGGGCGGGGCACCACGGCGATGAGCGAGGCCGCCATCGGGCACAGGCCCATCAGCACCAGGAAGCCCCCGCCTGCGGCGACGACGTACCGGCTGCGGATCCTGGTCATCGCGACCAGGCCGATGCCGCTGCCGCGGGTTTCAGGGAGGTGGTGCGCGTGGGCACGGGGTGTCGCCCGCTCGACCGCATCGGGCGGCGGGTGAGGCACCGGGGACGGTGACCGTGCCGGGGCGCGCGCGTCGGCGCGCACCCCGGTGCCGGCCGCCGCGGGACCCCGCTCGGGTCCGCGGCTGCCGGCCGGGAGCCGTCCCTCCCGGCCGGGGTCTCGGACGGATCAGCCCTGGGCCGTGATCCGCGCCAGCCGCTGTGCCTGTGCCCGCGTGGAACGGGCGACGGCGTCCTCGTCGACGTGCAGGAGGCGGCCGTTGTCGACGATCTGCGCACCGTTCACGAACGAGGCGGTGACCGGGGCCGCGGCCCCGAAGACCAGGGCGGTCACCGGGTCGGCGATGGAGGCGTGGGCGACGGTGTCCAGCTTCCACAGCACCAGGTCGGCGAGCTTGCCCGGCTCCAGGGAGCCGATCTCGCGGGCGCGGCCGAGCACCCGGGCGCCGCCGTGGGTGCCCAGGCGCAGTGCCTGACGGGCGTTCAGAGCGGCCTCGCGGTGGGCGCCGAGGCGGTTGATGAGCAGGGCGTTGCGCAGTTCGGTGTGGAGTTCGCCGGACTCGTTCGAGGCGGTGCCGTCGACACCGAGGCCGACCGGGACGCCGGCGGCGAGCATGTCGGGGACGCGGGCGATACCGGCCGCCAGCCGCGCGTTGGAGGACGGGCAGTGGGCGACACCCGTCCCCGTGCGGGCGAAGGCGGCGATGTCGGAGTCGTTCATGTGGACGCAGTGCGCCATCCAGACGTCCTCGCCGAGCCAGCCGGTGGACTCGAAGTAGTCGGTCGGGCCCATGCCGAACAGTTCGTGGCAGAACTTCTCCTCCTCCACGGTCTCCGAACCGTGGGTGTGCAGCCGGACGCCGAGGCGGCGGGCCAGTTCGGCGCCCCGGCTGAGCAGTTCGGTGGAGACGGAGAAGGGGGAGCAGGGCGCCACGGCGATCTGGGTCATCGCGTCGAAGGAGGAGTCGTGGTGCCGCTCGACGGTCTCCTCGGTCGCGGCGAGCGCGCCGTCCAGGGTCTCGACGGCGAAGTCCGGCGGCAGTCCGCCGTCCTTCTCGCTGCGGTCCATGGAACCGCGGGCGAGGGTGAAGCGGACCCCGGTCTCGCGGGCGGCGCGGATGATGGCGCCGGACAGGTCGCCGGAACCCCGCGGGTAGACGTAGTGGTGGTCCATGGCGGTGGTCACGCCGCCGCGGGCCATCACTGCGAGGGAGCCCTGGGCCGCGGCGTACACCATGGGCTCGTCGATGCGGGCCCAGGTGGGGTACAGCGCGACCAGCCAGCCGAAGAGGTTGTGGTCGGTGGCCAGGCCCCGGGTGATCCACTGGTAGAAGTGGTGGTGGGTGTTGACCAGGCCGGGGGTGACCAGGTGCCCGGTGGCGTCGATGCGGCGTACGACGTTCTCCAGGCCGTCGGGGGCTCTGCCCGCGCCGAGCGATTCGATCCGGTTGCCGGCGATGACGACGTACCCGCTCGGGTACTCGGTGTCGTGCGCGTCGACCGTCGCGATCGAACAGTTCTCGATGACGATGCGCTGGGCTGCTGCCATGGTTCGTCCCTTTTCACTGAGGTTCGCTGAATCGGAGAGGGCACGGCAGGACCCCGGGGGATTTGAGTGCCGCGGCCGTCCGGGCGGGCCGTCCGGCCGCGGGTGCCGAAAGGGAGATGCGGCCTACAGGTTGGTGAGGTCCTCGGGGATCCTGGCCTCGCAGCCGTTCCGCAGGACCGTGGCCTCGATCAGCCCGTAGGGGCGGTCGGCGGCGAAGTACACCTCGTTGTCGTTCTTCAGCCCGAACGGCTCCAGGTCCACCAGGAAATGGTGCTTGTTCGGGAGGGAGAAGCGGACCTCGTCGATCTCGCCGCGGTGGCCGATGATGCGCGCGCCCATCTGGTACAGCGTCTGCTGGAGCGAGAGCGAGTAGGTCTCGGCGAAGGCCCGGAGCATGTGCTTCCTGGTCTGCTCGTAGGACTCCTCCCAGTCGGGCATCCTCTGCTCGTCGTCGGTCCAGTTGAAGCGCCAGCGTCCGGAGACCTCGGTGGCGAGGATGCGGTCGTGCGCCTCGGGGAGCGTCGTGTACTTGTCCTTGACGTAGCCCCAGAACTCGGAGTCGGTCGAGTTCATCACCACGAGGTCCTTGAGGCCGGAGACGACCTCCCAGGTCCCGCCGTCGTAGGTGATCTGCGTCAGCCGGGTCTCCTGGCCCTTGCGGACGAAGGAGTGCGCGGCCTCGTTCGCGCCGCCGGAACCGGAGCCGGCGGCCTCGATCCG
Coding sequences:
- the pucL gene encoding factor-independent urate hydroxylase, giving the protein MAVNSRPAHPVILGQNQYGKAENRVVRITRDGATHHIKDLNVSVALSGDMDEVHYSGSNANVLPTDTTKNTVYAFAKEHGIESAEQFGIHLARHFVTSQQPIQRARIRIEEYAWERIEAAGSGSGGANEAAHSFVRKGQETRLTQITYDGGTWEVVSGLKDLVVMNSTDSEFWGYVKDKYTTLPEAHDRILATEVSGRWRFNWTDDEQRMPDWEESYEQTRKHMLRAFAETYSLSLQQTLYQMGARIIGHRGEIDEVRFSLPNKHHFLVDLEPFGLKNDNEVYFAADRPYGLIEATVLRNGCEARIPEDLTNL
- a CDS encoding 3'-5' exoribonuclease domain-containing protein, whose product is MAPRRVKPSLYISVDIEADGPIPGPYSMLSLGAVVAGRQDADGFTAADPQQRTFYRELRPISEEFAPEALAVSGLDRDRLGREGAEPEAALAEFTDWVREAAVGAQPVMCGYPASYDWTFLYWYLIRFTGSSPFGHSGCLDMKTLYATKAGLPLRAVAKGTMPRELLSRRRHTHHALDDAVEQAELFANLMAWQGPGSPGR
- a CDS encoding acyl-CoA thioesterase, whose amino-acid sequence is MSDPFSVPVTVRGYETDVQGHLNQAVYLNYAEHARWALLHAAGIRQADLADRGVGPVALETTIRYRRELLAGDDVRVTCVFEWGLGKTFRIRQLIRTADGAVAAEIDAVGGLMDLKARKLLADPREHFKEMATDPGLFGL
- a CDS encoding 8-oxoguanine deaminase yields the protein MAAAQRIVIENCSIATVDAHDTEYPSGYVVIAGNRIESLGAGRAPDGLENVVRRIDATGHLVTPGLVNTHHHFYQWITRGLATDHNLFGWLVALYPTWARIDEPMVYAAAQGSLAVMARGGVTTAMDHHYVYPRGSGDLSGAIIRAARETGVRFTLARGSMDRSEKDGGLPPDFAVETLDGALAATEETVERHHDSSFDAMTQIAVAPCSPFSVSTELLSRGAELARRLGVRLHTHGSETVEEEKFCHELFGMGPTDYFESTGWLGEDVWMAHCVHMNDSDIAAFARTGTGVAHCPSSNARLAAGIARVPDMLAAGVPVGLGVDGTASNESGELHTELRNALLINRLGAHREAALNARQALRLGTHGGARVLGRAREIGSLEPGKLADLVLWKLDTVAHASIADPVTALVFGAAAPVTASFVNGAQIVDNGRLLHVDEDAVARSTRAQAQRLARITAQG